The following are encoded in a window of Geobacter metallireducens GS-15 genomic DNA:
- the shc gene encoding squalene--hopene cyclase, giving the protein MAKGILNKFAVIAGNKNAGLTAEEECTVVAPIKEVSGKAVHCRQAVKMAEEYLLALQNPEGYWVFELEADVTIPSEYIMLQRFLGREISPELRMRLENYLLDRQLPDGGWPLYAVDGFANISATVKAYLALKVLGHSPQAPHMIRARIMVLSLGGAARCNVFTRILLALFGQLPWHTPPAMPVEIVLLPQRFFFHLSKVSYWSRTVIVPMLLLYAKQPVCRLRPEEGIPELFNTPPDKLRNLDGFQSGRWRKNAFIIIDRLLKRFNRFIPSAIHRKAMAEAEHWTRSRMQGSGGIGAIFPAMAYAVMALRVLGCREDDPDYVRGMQAIDDLLQHRTPQEADSPRTGGPCIDSGTSAAFAFDPSPHAAADGRGNSSICQPCNSPIWDTCLSLSALMEAGMPASHPAAKQAVEWLLSQQIFSPGDWSLKAPDLEGGGWAFQFENTLYPDLDDTSKVIMSLLRAGALENGLYRDRVARGVNWVLGMQSSDGGWAAFDIDNNYHYLNDIPFADHGALLDPSTSDLTGRCIELLSMVGFDRTFPPIAQGIGFLRSKQEGSGAWFGRWGVNYIYGTWSVLSGLRQAGEDMQQPYIRRAVGWLTSCQNHDGGWGETCYSYDDPSLAGQGESTPSQTAWSLLGLMAAGDVHSLAVRRGVRYLLDHQNQWGTWEEKHFTGTGFPRVFYLRYHGYRHYFPLWALGVYSRLSSGQKTRQEERRHSSPGDLHLPWLERIGRR; this is encoded by the coding sequence GCAAAGGGAATTCTCAACAAGTTTGCCGTGATCGCCGGCAACAAGAACGCCGGACTGACGGCCGAGGAAGAATGCACCGTCGTCGCACCCATAAAAGAGGTCTCGGGAAAGGCCGTCCACTGTCGTCAGGCCGTCAAAATGGCGGAGGAGTATCTGCTGGCGCTTCAGAATCCAGAGGGGTACTGGGTCTTTGAACTGGAGGCGGACGTCACAATACCGTCGGAGTACATCATGCTTCAGCGGTTTCTCGGCAGGGAGATTTCTCCGGAACTGAGGATGCGGCTGGAGAATTACCTCCTGGACAGGCAATTGCCCGACGGCGGCTGGCCCCTCTACGCCGTGGACGGATTCGCCAATATCAGCGCCACGGTCAAGGCCTATCTCGCCCTCAAGGTGCTGGGGCACTCACCCCAGGCACCCCACATGATACGCGCGCGCATCATGGTCCTCAGCCTCGGCGGCGCGGCCAGGTGCAATGTGTTCACGCGTATCCTTCTGGCCCTGTTCGGCCAGCTCCCCTGGCATACCCCACCGGCAATGCCCGTGGAGATCGTCCTTCTGCCACAGCGGTTTTTCTTTCATTTGAGCAAAGTCTCCTACTGGTCGAGAACCGTCATCGTCCCCATGCTGCTGCTCTACGCCAAGCAACCCGTCTGCCGGTTGCGGCCCGAGGAGGGAATTCCCGAACTGTTCAACACACCGCCCGACAAGCTGCGCAACCTTGATGGCTTTCAGTCGGGGCGCTGGCGGAAAAACGCCTTCATCATCATTGACCGCCTGCTCAAGCGTTTCAACCGTTTCATCCCTTCCGCCATTCATCGGAAGGCCATGGCCGAAGCAGAGCACTGGACAAGATCCCGCATGCAGGGAAGCGGCGGGATCGGCGCCATTTTCCCGGCCATGGCCTATGCGGTCATGGCCCTCCGCGTGCTCGGATGCAGGGAAGACGACCCCGACTATGTACGGGGGATGCAGGCCATCGACGACCTCCTCCAGCATCGCACTCCCCAGGAAGCTGATTCTCCCCGCACGGGCGGACCGTGCATCGACAGCGGCACGTCGGCGGCTTTTGCCTTCGATCCCTCTCCCCACGCGGCAGCGGACGGCAGAGGGAACAGCAGCATCTGCCAGCCATGCAATTCCCCGATCTGGGACACCTGCCTAAGCCTTTCGGCGCTCATGGAAGCAGGCATGCCGGCGAGCCACCCCGCAGCGAAACAGGCCGTTGAATGGCTGTTATCCCAGCAGATTTTCTCACCAGGAGACTGGTCGTTGAAGGCTCCTGATCTGGAGGGGGGCGGATGGGCTTTCCAGTTCGAAAACACCCTCTATCCCGACCTGGACGACACCTCGAAAGTCATCATGTCGCTTCTCCGTGCCGGAGCGCTGGAGAATGGGCTCTACCGCGACCGGGTGGCCCGCGGCGTGAATTGGGTACTCGGGATGCAGAGCAGTGACGGAGGGTGGGCAGCCTTCGACATCGACAACAACTACCACTACCTGAATGATATCCCGTTCGCCGACCACGGGGCGCTCCTCGACCCGAGCACCTCGGACCTGACGGGACGCTGCATCGAGCTTCTCTCCATGGTCGGTTTCGACAGGACGTTTCCCCCCATCGCGCAGGGGATCGGTTTCCTGCGCTCGAAGCAGGAAGGGAGCGGCGCCTGGTTCGGCCGATGGGGGGTAAACTACATCTACGGTACGTGGTCGGTGCTGTCCGGCCTCAGACAGGCAGGGGAAGATATGCAGCAGCCCTATATCCGCAGGGCAGTGGGATGGTTGACGTCATGCCAGAACCACGACGGGGGATGGGGAGAAACCTGCTATTCCTACGACGATCCTTCGCTGGCCGGCCAAGGGGAGAGCACCCCGTCTCAGACGGCCTGGAGTCTCCTGGGGCTCATGGCCGCCGGAGATGTTCACAGCCTGGCCGTCCGGCGTGGCGTGCGCTACCTGCTCGACCACCAGAATCAATGGGGAACCTGGGAGGAGAAACATTTTACCGGTACCGGATTCCCGAGGGTCTTTTACCTGCGCTACCACGGGTACCGCCACTACTTTCCCCTGTGGGCGCTCGGCGTCTATTCACGGCTCAGCTCGGGACAAAAGACCCGCCAGGAGGAACGCCGCCATTCATCGCCCGGCGATCTCCATCTCCCTTGGCTGGAGAGAATCGGAAGACGATAG